One window from the genome of Hydra vulgaris chromosome 02, alternate assembly HydraT2T_AEP encodes:
- the LOC101241071 gene encoding cyclic AMP receptor-like protein A isoform X2, which translates to MIDVNYTLDCPLWPDAPHQCSTVMIIQRFVSTVSLLGCLFIIVVICLFRAYRIFIQRLILFLSISAAFQCISYVISDLYTNNFVCQFQAFIMQYFSWSTLLWVVVMTMNIILSIYQVSASKFEKYFHLVAWILPFFWASLPFKGNNYGQAGVWCWIKRDATALRFGTWYIPKFIIIFLLVLVFSFILLRVVRQNKQWKGTHNTTDAKENVLLIKEVKQLAAYPLIYAILSLPTLIYRIEDAVHPNQLPKYYLLILSVLISPAIGAVNALAFAFYGDIRNKLSFSQLKFATLSCFRSSTNSNVIHNYEVDDEANIINDEYSS; encoded by the coding sequence ATGATTGATGTTAATTACACTCTTGATTGTCCACTTTGGCCTGATGCCCCACACCAATGCTCTACAGTAATGATTATACAGCGTTTTGTCTCAACAGTTTCATTGTTaggttgtttatttataattgttgtCATATGCCTGTTTCGTGCTTATCGTATTTTTATACAgcgtttaattttgtttttaagcatATCTGCAGCGTTTCAATGTATTAGTTATGTAATCAGTGATCTATATACTAATAACTTTGTTTGTCAATTTCAAGCATTCATTATGCAATATTTTTCATGGTCGACTTTGTTGTGGGTGGTTGTCATGACTATGAATATAATACTTTCAATTTATCAGGTTTCTGCttctaaatttgaaaagtattttcatCTGGTTGCGTGGATTTTGCCCTTTTTTTGGGCTTCTTTACCTTTTAAAGGTAATAACTATGGTCAAGCAGGGGTTTGGTGTTGGATAAAAAGAGATGCTACTGCACTTCGCTTTGGAACTTGGTATAttccaaaatttattattatatttctactTGTATTAGTATTTTCATTCATACTTTTGAGAGTAGTAAGGCAAAATAAACAATGGAAAGGTACTCACAATACAACTGATGCCAAAGAAAATGTGTTACTTATTAAGGAAGTAAAGCAACTTGCAGCTTACCCATTGATCTATGCTATTCTTTCTTTACCAACATTGATCTATCGAATTGAAGATGCTGTTCATCCTAATCAGCTTCCAAAATACTATTTGCTTATATTGAGTGTGCTTATTTCTCCTGCTATTGGAGCAGTAAATGCTTTAGCATTTGCATTTTATGGAGATATTCGGAATAAATTGTCTTTTTCTCAACTAAAGTTTGCAACACTATCATGTTTTAGAAGTTCAACAAATTCTAATGTAATTCACAATTACGAAGTAGATGATGAAGCAAATATAATTAATGATGAGTACAGCAGCTGA
- the LOC100209911 gene encoding androgen-induced gene 1 protein isoform X2 — protein sequence MTKHSFVTTKSLFIHLVGFVWCSFGTYNGHVYYSMPSYQNYGGRFQFLTMWASYLLYLGTAIGTLVDSIHLKNKNNENKHLKSPLLLIRDDFSVVWGTLNCLVPILYWSVAYFDREGIHPKELQHLLPFNGWYNHYLHTIPAFYVLLAITNVNYAHPPLRRAIVYIVTLFLSYLCWLIWLANLNGVYAYPFLNALSKEGFVVFIIGSCLVGFLLYIVLKSVSTMLWKTCDSDALRSKLKEN from the coding sequence atgacTAAGCATTCTTTTGTTACTACTAAATCTTTGTTCATTCATCTTGTTGGTTTTGTATGGTGTAGTTTTGGTACTTACAATGGACATGTTTATTACAGCATGCCATCATACCAAAATTATGGTGGACGCTTCCAATTTTTGACTATGTGGGCATCCTACCTTTTGTATCTTGGAACTGCTATCGGCACTCTTGTTGATTCTATACATCTAAAGaacaaaaacaatgaaaataaacatCTAAAATCGCCTCTTTTACTAATTCGAGATGATTTTAGTGTGGTATGGGGAACATTGAATTGCTTAGTTCCAATATTATATTGGTCTGTTGCTTACTTTGATCGAGAAGGTATTCATCCAAAGGAATTACAGCATTTGTTACCATTCAATGGTTGGTATAACCATTATTTACATACTATTCCTGCTTTTTATGTGCTCTTGGCAATTACAAATGTAAATTATGCTCATCCACCGCTTCGCAGAGCTATAGTTTATAtagttactttatttttaagttacttaTGTTGGTTAATTTGGTTAGCAAATCTAAATGGAGTATACGCGTACCCATTTCTAAATGCATTGAGCAAAGAAGGCTTTGTGGTTTTCATTATAGGCTCGTGCTTGGTTGGgtttttattgtatatagttttaaaatcagTCTCAACAATGTTGTGGAAAACTTGTGACTCAGATGCACTTCGTTCAAAGCTTAAAGAAAACTAG